The sequence below is a genomic window from Polaribacter vadi.
TTCTGGTAATCCAAATTTAGAGCCAGAAAGTGCATTTGCACAAGAAGTGGGTGTCAAATTTAATAGTTCAAACTTTTTTGCAACGTTTGCAATTTTTAATAGAGATTCAGATAATTTAATTGATTTTGTTAGGCCAGATACAGCAACAGGTATATTTACAGCAACAAATATTGCAGAATTAAACACTAAAGGTTTAGAGTTGGATGCTACATATCTTTTTAAATTAAATGATTTTAATCAGAGTTTTAAAATCGGGTATTCTTATTTAGATGATGATATTTTAGATCAAAATACAGATTTATCACGTTATTCTCTAAATACATTAAGACATCAATTTATAACACAATTTTCTAGTTCTTTCTTCAAAAATTTAAGACAGAATATTATGTACAAACATGCAGAAAGAACAACAGGTCAAAGCTATAATGTTTGGGATGCTTCAATTATTTTAGATGTAAAAAAAGTTAGTTTTACAATAACTGCAAACAATATTTTTGATGCTGAATATATAGAAAGTGGTTTTGTACCCATGCCTGGTAGCAACATTTTATTTGGATTACGTTATAATTTATAGAATTAAATCTATTCTTTGTTTTCAAACCATCAACTTTTGTTAAAGTTGATGGTTTACTTTTAACAAATATTTTCCTAACAATTCCTTAACTTTGCATTTCAATTTTTATGCAGCATGAGTTTAAATTTATCTCCAATTGATCGAGTAGAAACAATCACAAAAGAAGACTTTATAAAAAACTATTTTAAACCTCAAAAACCAGTGGTTATTGAGCGTTTTATAGAAGATTGGCCTGCATTTACAAAATGGAACTTAGCCTATATGAAAGAAGTTGCAGGAGATAAAACTGTGCCTTTGTACGATGATAGGCCTGTAGATTTTAAAGACGGTTTTAATGAGCCACATGCAAAAATGAAAATGGCAGATTATGTAGATTTATTAAAACGTGAACCTACAAAATTTAGAATTTTTTTGTGGAATGTTTTAAAAGAAGTGCCTGTTTTGCAGAAAGATTTTAAATATCCAGATTTTGGTTTAAGATTAATGAAAGGTTTGCCAATGCTATTTTTTGGTGGAACTGATTCCTATACATTTATGCATTATGATATTGATTTGGCGAATATTTTCCATTTTCATTTTGAAGGTAAAAAGGAAATTATTTTATTCGATCAACAGCAAAATAAGCATTTATATAAAGTTCCACATGCTTTAATTACAAGAGAAGATATTGATTTCTCGAATCCAGATTTTAAAAAGTGGCCAGCCTTAAAAAAAGCAAAAGGATATAAAACATCTTTAGAACATGGGCAAGTTTTGTATATGCCAGAAGGTTATTGGCATTATATGAAATATATTACTCCTGGCTTTTCTATGAGTTTAAGGGCAATTGCTAGAAATCCAAAAAATTTAGGGAAAGCCCTATATAACGTATTATTCATGAGGACTTATGATAATTTAATGAGAAGATTAAAAGGTCAAAAATGGATTGATTGGAAAAATGAACAAGCTATTATTAGAACAAAATAATATTTTAGATGATTTTTTATTTGTATTTAACTGATTTTTAGTATATTGCGCATACCAAACTAAAATTAGTTACTATGAAAGCTTGCCCAAAATGTAAATCTGTGTCTAGGCATAGATTAAGAAGAAAGGGCGTTGTTAAAATAATTCCAGGTTGTAGAACTTATAGTTGTGATAAATGCAACGCAGAATATACTTGGTTTTCATTTATTAATCGTTCTTTAAGAGTTTAACAAAAAAAACCTCGCTTTTGTGAGGTTTTTTTATTTCTTTTAAATTCAACTACTAAATTATTTATAATAGAATGTAAATTTAGAAAAGATATTAGGTAATTTAGTAAATCTTAAACATCTGATTTATAGGTGTATTGCAGGTGGAAATACGTCTCAATCGTGAAAGCTTGTCCTAAATGTAAATCTACTTCTAGATATAGAATGAAAAGAACAGGTATTAGTAAAATACTACCAGGTTGTTATTGTTACGCTTGCGATAAATGTAACACTAGATATACTTGGTTTTCATTTATTAATCGTTCTTTAAGAGTTTAACAAAAAAAAACCTCGCTTTTGCGAGGTTTTTTTTGCTTAGTTATATTTTTATCTATTTAAAAACAGCTCTATATAAATCATTTCCGTTTGCAAAAAGTAATAAGGTAATTAATAAAATAAACCCAACTATTTGAGCATATTCTAAAAATTTATCTCCAGGTTTTTTACCTGTAATCATTTCCCAAAGTGTAAAAACTACATGACCACCATCTAAAGCAGGAATTGGTAATAAATTCATAAACCCTAACATGATTGATAAAAATGCTGTAATATTCCAAAAAGCTTCCCAGCTCCAAGTGGAAGGGAAAATTTTACCAATTGAATAAAAGCCACCTAAACCTTTATAAGCACCTGTGCTTGGGTTAAATATTTTTTTCAATTGTTTTACATAATCAGTTAAGGTTTTCCAAGATTTGTTCCAACCAGCAGGAATTGCCTCTGTAAAACTATATTGATAATTTGCTAAATCATAATACCCTAATTTACCAATTTCACTTAATTTTAAATTTGCAGGGTTCACGCCAATTTTACCTTCGTCAGATATTTTTACAGGAATATCTAAAATTTCATTATCTCTTTTAACAGAAATGGTTATATTATTTCCTTTATTTTCAAGAAAAAGATCTTCAATTTCATCATAATAAATAGCTTTATTGCCATTAACTTTTACAATTAAATCTTTTACTTTAAGTTGAGAATCTATATTATGAGATTCTTTAGGAATGTTTCCAATCATAAAAGGATATCTGACAGAAACTATTGGGCCAGCATCATTTTTCTTTCTATCTATTAATTTAGAAATAAAGTCTATAGGTAGTTTTTTCTCTAAAATTTCACCATTTCTTTCGTAGGTAAATTTTTCTCCGTTGATAAATTCTAAAGTGATTTGACTAAATTTTCTAATTTTTTCGTCATCAACAGTTAAGATTTTATCTCCCGTTTTTAAACCTAAATCCATAGCTAAAGAATCTTGTACCCAAATACCATCTGTTAAGTTTTCATTTGGCAAATATTCTTCTCCATAAGACCACATTAACATAATGTAAATGAAAATTCCTAAAACAAAATTCACAAAAACACCACCTAACATTATTATTAAACGCTGCCAAGCTGGTTTAGATCGGAATTCCCATGGTTTTGGTGGTAAAGCCATTTGTTCTTTATCCATACTTTCATCAATCATACCTGCTATTTTTACATAGCCACCTAAAGGAATCCAACCAATTCCATATACGGTTTCTCCAATTTTTTTCTTAAAGATCGAAAATTTATAATCAAAGAATAAATAGAATTTTTCTACTTTGGTTTTAAACAGTTTTGCAGGGATAAAGTGCCCTAATTCGTGCAAAACAATTAGTAATGATAAACTTAAAATAAATTGTGATGCTTTTATTAATATTTCCATTCAACGTTAAATCTTAATTTTTAAAACGCACAAATGTACGTTTTTAAAGAGAGTATAAAAAGAACTATTAAAGGTTGATTTTTATTTTAACAAACATTTTAGATGTTTTTT
It includes:
- a CDS encoding cupin-like domain-containing protein, encoding MSLNLSPIDRVETITKEDFIKNYFKPQKPVVIERFIEDWPAFTKWNLAYMKEVAGDKTVPLYDDRPVDFKDGFNEPHAKMKMADYVDLLKREPTKFRIFLWNVLKEVPVLQKDFKYPDFGLRLMKGLPMLFFGGTDSYTFMHYDIDLANIFHFHFEGKKEIILFDQQQNKHLYKVPHALITREDIDFSNPDFKKWPALKKAKGYKTSLEHGQVLYMPEGYWHYMKYITPGFSMSLRAIARNPKNLGKALYNVLFMRTYDNLMRRLKGQKWIDWKNEQAIIRTK
- the rseP gene encoding RIP metalloprotease RseP — protein: MEILIKASQFILSLSLLIVLHELGHFIPAKLFKTKVEKFYLFFDYKFSIFKKKIGETVYGIGWIPLGGYVKIAGMIDESMDKEQMALPPKPWEFRSKPAWQRLIIMLGGVFVNFVLGIFIYIMLMWSYGEEYLPNENLTDGIWVQDSLAMDLGLKTGDKILTVDDEKIRKFSQITLEFINGEKFTYERNGEILEKKLPIDFISKLIDRKKNDAGPIVSVRYPFMIGNIPKESHNIDSQLKVKDLIVKVNGNKAIYYDEIEDLFLENKGNNITISVKRDNEILDIPVKISDEGKIGVNPANLKLSEIGKLGYYDLANYQYSFTEAIPAGWNKSWKTLTDYVKQLKKIFNPSTGAYKGLGGFYSIGKIFPSTWSWEAFWNITAFLSIMLGFMNLLPIPALDGGHVVFTLWEMITGKKPGDKFLEYAQIVGFILLITLLLFANGNDLYRAVFK